Proteins from a single region of Xyrauchen texanus isolate HMW12.3.18 chromosome 7, RBS_HiC_50CHRs, whole genome shotgun sequence:
- the LOC127646899 gene encoding nuclear receptor coactivator 5-like isoform X2 — translation MSHRRSRSSSPPSFGTNSNDPRDLERRIFVGNLPTAHMAKKDMEDLFRPYGKIQDVNMAAERRQNKPRSSPPRRPASGYGESREPRPRSRSPVGRGSRDHRDGREMREHSREPRPGPPREHDARVPGEERYRGSENREKDPHYREEGYDRYYRGEYDYYRKKDEPYTDRYREPWNGRREPEDERVRPEERRRNDLYRQYYEELQRRYDAERPVDCSVIVVNKLQKEYAETVGRKVRDQGMVVDLIFLNTEVSLTQALEDVSRARTPFAIIITQQHEVHRSCTVNILIGTPQEHRNMPMQDAMVLVGHNFDTFKAEHRAKERDEIARKAAKMADDVLMRELDREGHPVSVLTAITLLSEGRFMTPEELARLTDYLRDKRERLLRGSTEPGTLPPAATHEAAQPTQTLPGSAQPTYSSLSMHTHLPTVPTPVSTANQQQELQAKILSMFNSGTGATSAANPVPVPQLQSYTSKLGPQSTGLQSSLATGMPKIAAIQPQGMINPRTSLRPPLPRLPGPPRSSATSGTGINFDNPSVQKALDTLIQSGPINHLVSMGGSGQASRPGQGMDQGPPSMSHYSRHY, via the exons ATGTCGCACAGAAGAAGCCGGAGTAGTTCGCCACCATCGTTTGGCACCAACAGCAATGACCCCCGTGACCTGGAGCGAAGGATTTTTGTCGGAAATTTGCCCACTGCTCACATGGCGAAGAAGGACATGGAGGATCTGTTCAGGCCATATGGCAAAATACAGG ATGTAAATATGGCAGCGGAGAGACGGCAGAATAAACCCAGGTCGAGCCCTCCACGCAG GCCTGCCAGTGGTTATGGGGAAAGTCGAGAGCCCCGTCCACGGTCTCGGTCCCCAGTCGGACGAGGTTCTAGAGACCACCGTGATGGCCGAGAAATGAGAGAGCACAGCCGTGAGCCGCGGCCCGGTCCACCTCGTGAACATGATGCTAGAGTCCCTGGTGAGGAACGATACAGGGGGTCAGAGAACAGGGAGAAAGATCCTCACTACAG AGAAGAAGGTTATGACCGTTATTACCGCGGAGAGTACGACTATTATCGGAAAAAGGATGAGCCATACACGGACCGCTACAGAGAACCCTGGAATGGCAGGAGAGAGCCAGAGG ATGAGCGTGTTCGTCCGGAAGAGCGCCGGAGGAATGATTTGTATCGTCAATATTACGAAGAGCTTCAGAGGCGCTATGATGCTGAGAGACCAGTGGACTGTTCCGTTATAGTCGTCAACAAGCTGCAGAA GGAATATGCCGAGACGGTGGGCCGAAAGGTTCGTGATCAGGGTATGGTGGTAGATCTCATCTTCCTCAATACAGAAGTCTCATTGACTCAAGCTCTCGAGGATGTGAGTCGGGCTCGTACGCCCTTTGCCATCATTATCACGCAGCAGCACGAGGTGCATCGCTCCTGTACGGTCAACATCCTCATTGGAACCCCACAAG AACACAGGAACATGCCTATGCAGGATGCCATGGTGCTGGTGGGCCACAACTTTGACACTTTTAAAGCGGAGCACCGTGCCAAAGAAAGAGACGAGATTGCCAGGAAGGCAGCTAAGATGGCCGATGACGTGTTGATGAGGGAGCTTGACCGAGAGGGACACCCGGTCTCCGTCCTGACTGCAATCACACTGCTGTCAGAGGGCAG GTTTATGACTCCAGAAGAGTTGGCAAGGCTAACTGACTATCTGAGAGATAAACGTGAACGTCTTCTCAGAGGAAGCACTGAACCTG GAACACTCCCCCCAGCCGCCACTCATGAGGCCGCTCAGCCAACCCAGACTCTGCCTGGTTCAGCACAACCAACATATTCAAGTCTCTCCATGCATACCCACCTACCCACTGTGCCCACCCCTGTCTCGACCGCCAACCAACAGCAGGAACTCCAGGCTAAAATCCTAAGTATGTTCAACAGCGGCACCGGTGCTACTTCTGCGGCCAATCCTGTTCCAGTACCCCAACTGCAGTCCTACACCTCCAAACTTGGCCCTCAATCCACCGGGCTCCAGTCCTCGCTTGCCACTGGCATGCCCAAAATAGCCGCCATCCAGCCACAGGGTATGATAAACCCTCGCACTTCCCTGAGGCCCCCTCTTCCTCGTTTGCCGGGCCCCCCGAGGTCGTCAGCCACCTCGGGCACTGGGATTAACTTCGATAACCCCAGTGTGCAGAAAGCCCTAGATACGCTCATCCAGAGCGGGCCCATTAACCACTTGGTCAGTATGGGAGGCTCGGGGCAAGCATCTAGGCCAGGGCAGGGGATGGATCAAGGGCCACCATCCATGTCCCACTATTCTCGTCATTACTGA
- the LOC127646899 gene encoding nuclear receptor coactivator 5-like isoform X1 — MSHRRSRSSSPPSFGTNSNDPRDLERRIFVGNLPTAHMAKKDMEDLFRPYGKIQALSLFRGYGFVQFERVEDAEAAKAGHNGRIYRGYKLDVNMAAERRQNKPRSSPPRRPASGYGESREPRPRSRSPVGRGSRDHRDGREMREHSREPRPGPPREHDARVPGEERYRGSENREKDPHYREEGYDRYYRGEYDYYRKKDEPYTDRYREPWNGRREPEDERVRPEERRRNDLYRQYYEELQRRYDAERPVDCSVIVVNKLQKEYAETVGRKVRDQGMVVDLIFLNTEVSLTQALEDVSRARTPFAIIITQQHEVHRSCTVNILIGTPQEHRNMPMQDAMVLVGHNFDTFKAEHRAKERDEIARKAAKMADDVLMRELDREGHPVSVLTAITLLSEGRFMTPEELARLTDYLRDKRERLLRGSTEPGTLPPAATHEAAQPTQTLPGSAQPTYSSLSMHTHLPTVPTPVSTANQQQELQAKILSMFNSGTGATSAANPVPVPQLQSYTSKLGPQSTGLQSSLATGMPKIAAIQPQGMINPRTSLRPPLPRLPGPPRSSATSGTGINFDNPSVQKALDTLIQSGPINHLVSMGGSGQASRPGQGMDQGPPSMSHYSRHY, encoded by the exons ATGTCGCACAGAAGAAGCCGGAGTAGTTCGCCACCATCGTTTGGCACCAACAGCAATGACCCCCGTGACCTGGAGCGAAGGATTTTTGTCGGAAATTTGCCCACTGCTCACATGGCGAAGAAGGACATGGAGGATCTGTTCAGGCCATATGGCAAAATACAGG CCTTGTCCCTGTTTCGTGGGTACGGATTTGTGCAGTTTGAACGAGTGGAAGATGCTGAGGCCGCTAAAGCTGGACATAACGGTCGAATTTATAGAGGTTATAAACTAG ATGTAAATATGGCAGCGGAGAGACGGCAGAATAAACCCAGGTCGAGCCCTCCACGCAG GCCTGCCAGTGGTTATGGGGAAAGTCGAGAGCCCCGTCCACGGTCTCGGTCCCCAGTCGGACGAGGTTCTAGAGACCACCGTGATGGCCGAGAAATGAGAGAGCACAGCCGTGAGCCGCGGCCCGGTCCACCTCGTGAACATGATGCTAGAGTCCCTGGTGAGGAACGATACAGGGGGTCAGAGAACAGGGAGAAAGATCCTCACTACAG AGAAGAAGGTTATGACCGTTATTACCGCGGAGAGTACGACTATTATCGGAAAAAGGATGAGCCATACACGGACCGCTACAGAGAACCCTGGAATGGCAGGAGAGAGCCAGAGG ATGAGCGTGTTCGTCCGGAAGAGCGCCGGAGGAATGATTTGTATCGTCAATATTACGAAGAGCTTCAGAGGCGCTATGATGCTGAGAGACCAGTGGACTGTTCCGTTATAGTCGTCAACAAGCTGCAGAA GGAATATGCCGAGACGGTGGGCCGAAAGGTTCGTGATCAGGGTATGGTGGTAGATCTCATCTTCCTCAATACAGAAGTCTCATTGACTCAAGCTCTCGAGGATGTGAGTCGGGCTCGTACGCCCTTTGCCATCATTATCACGCAGCAGCACGAGGTGCATCGCTCCTGTACGGTCAACATCCTCATTGGAACCCCACAAG AACACAGGAACATGCCTATGCAGGATGCCATGGTGCTGGTGGGCCACAACTTTGACACTTTTAAAGCGGAGCACCGTGCCAAAGAAAGAGACGAGATTGCCAGGAAGGCAGCTAAGATGGCCGATGACGTGTTGATGAGGGAGCTTGACCGAGAGGGACACCCGGTCTCCGTCCTGACTGCAATCACACTGCTGTCAGAGGGCAG GTTTATGACTCCAGAAGAGTTGGCAAGGCTAACTGACTATCTGAGAGATAAACGTGAACGTCTTCTCAGAGGAAGCACTGAACCTG GAACACTCCCCCCAGCCGCCACTCATGAGGCCGCTCAGCCAACCCAGACTCTGCCTGGTTCAGCACAACCAACATATTCAAGTCTCTCCATGCATACCCACCTACCCACTGTGCCCACCCCTGTCTCGACCGCCAACCAACAGCAGGAACTCCAGGCTAAAATCCTAAGTATGTTCAACAGCGGCACCGGTGCTACTTCTGCGGCCAATCCTGTTCCAGTACCCCAACTGCAGTCCTACACCTCCAAACTTGGCCCTCAATCCACCGGGCTCCAGTCCTCGCTTGCCACTGGCATGCCCAAAATAGCCGCCATCCAGCCACAGGGTATGATAAACCCTCGCACTTCCCTGAGGCCCCCTCTTCCTCGTTTGCCGGGCCCCCCGAGGTCGTCAGCCACCTCGGGCACTGGGATTAACTTCGATAACCCCAGTGTGCAGAAAGCCCTAGATACGCTCATCCAGAGCGGGCCCATTAACCACTTGGTCAGTATGGGAGGCTCGGGGCAAGCATCTAGGCCAGGGCAGGGGATGGATCAAGGGCCACCATCCATGTCCCACTATTCTCGTCATTACTGA
- the LOC127646899 gene encoding nuclear receptor coactivator 5-like isoform X3 yields MAAERRQNKPRSSPPRRPASGYGESREPRPRSRSPVGRGSRDHRDGREMREHSREPRPGPPREHDARVPGEERYRGSENREKDPHYREEGYDRYYRGEYDYYRKKDEPYTDRYREPWNGRREPEDERVRPEERRRNDLYRQYYEELQRRYDAERPVDCSVIVVNKLQKEYAETVGRKVRDQGMVVDLIFLNTEVSLTQALEDVSRARTPFAIIITQQHEVHRSCTVNILIGTPQEHRNMPMQDAMVLVGHNFDTFKAEHRAKERDEIARKAAKMADDVLMRELDREGHPVSVLTAITLLSEGRFMTPEELARLTDYLRDKRERLLRGSTEPGTLPPAATHEAAQPTQTLPGSAQPTYSSLSMHTHLPTVPTPVSTANQQQELQAKILSMFNSGTGATSAANPVPVPQLQSYTSKLGPQSTGLQSSLATGMPKIAAIQPQGMINPRTSLRPPLPRLPGPPRSSATSGTGINFDNPSVQKALDTLIQSGPINHLVSMGGSGQASRPGQGMDQGPPSMSHYSRHY; encoded by the exons ATGGCAGCGGAGAGACGGCAGAATAAACCCAGGTCGAGCCCTCCACGCAG GCCTGCCAGTGGTTATGGGGAAAGTCGAGAGCCCCGTCCACGGTCTCGGTCCCCAGTCGGACGAGGTTCTAGAGACCACCGTGATGGCCGAGAAATGAGAGAGCACAGCCGTGAGCCGCGGCCCGGTCCACCTCGTGAACATGATGCTAGAGTCCCTGGTGAGGAACGATACAGGGGGTCAGAGAACAGGGAGAAAGATCCTCACTACAG AGAAGAAGGTTATGACCGTTATTACCGCGGAGAGTACGACTATTATCGGAAAAAGGATGAGCCATACACGGACCGCTACAGAGAACCCTGGAATGGCAGGAGAGAGCCAGAGG ATGAGCGTGTTCGTCCGGAAGAGCGCCGGAGGAATGATTTGTATCGTCAATATTACGAAGAGCTTCAGAGGCGCTATGATGCTGAGAGACCAGTGGACTGTTCCGTTATAGTCGTCAACAAGCTGCAGAA GGAATATGCCGAGACGGTGGGCCGAAAGGTTCGTGATCAGGGTATGGTGGTAGATCTCATCTTCCTCAATACAGAAGTCTCATTGACTCAAGCTCTCGAGGATGTGAGTCGGGCTCGTACGCCCTTTGCCATCATTATCACGCAGCAGCACGAGGTGCATCGCTCCTGTACGGTCAACATCCTCATTGGAACCCCACAAG AACACAGGAACATGCCTATGCAGGATGCCATGGTGCTGGTGGGCCACAACTTTGACACTTTTAAAGCGGAGCACCGTGCCAAAGAAAGAGACGAGATTGCCAGGAAGGCAGCTAAGATGGCCGATGACGTGTTGATGAGGGAGCTTGACCGAGAGGGACACCCGGTCTCCGTCCTGACTGCAATCACACTGCTGTCAGAGGGCAG GTTTATGACTCCAGAAGAGTTGGCAAGGCTAACTGACTATCTGAGAGATAAACGTGAACGTCTTCTCAGAGGAAGCACTGAACCTG GAACACTCCCCCCAGCCGCCACTCATGAGGCCGCTCAGCCAACCCAGACTCTGCCTGGTTCAGCACAACCAACATATTCAAGTCTCTCCATGCATACCCACCTACCCACTGTGCCCACCCCTGTCTCGACCGCCAACCAACAGCAGGAACTCCAGGCTAAAATCCTAAGTATGTTCAACAGCGGCACCGGTGCTACTTCTGCGGCCAATCCTGTTCCAGTACCCCAACTGCAGTCCTACACCTCCAAACTTGGCCCTCAATCCACCGGGCTCCAGTCCTCGCTTGCCACTGGCATGCCCAAAATAGCCGCCATCCAGCCACAGGGTATGATAAACCCTCGCACTTCCCTGAGGCCCCCTCTTCCTCGTTTGCCGGGCCCCCCGAGGTCGTCAGCCACCTCGGGCACTGGGATTAACTTCGATAACCCCAGTGTGCAGAAAGCCCTAGATACGCTCATCCAGAGCGGGCCCATTAACCACTTGGTCAGTATGGGAGGCTCGGGGCAAGCATCTAGGCCAGGGCAGGGGATGGATCAAGGGCCACCATCCATGTCCCACTATTCTCGTCATTACTGA